The proteins below come from a single Clupea harengus chromosome 21, Ch_v2.0.2, whole genome shotgun sequence genomic window:
- the zfyve16 gene encoding zinc finger FYVE domain-containing protein 16, translating into MLSPTGPSPNPNVPSEYCSTIPPLQQARAAGTLNSPPPTVMVPVSVLKHPGNDGFPREQKHVWFADGILPNGEVADTTRLSVRPRRASQESSPVTPDPPAMPNNNALAPQKEPEAEAELKVESETPAVERRAPTGPWDYTLLSGLTSCVSRDPCLVPDDPEGLPPLLIATGDDEGGDLLVEERPATCQILLLLEEGGPRPLIFVINANLVVNVKLVMYGERRCWCVSSNGLLGVGQRELLFVLECLTEESALPRDLFNLISSIYQDATRGKFIEDLGNVSFTDSFLGTKDHGGVLFFSPSFQPMEGLAVPSEPFLCGVLLQKLEVPWAKVFPLRLLLRLGLEHNVYPCTLVSVRFRQPVFQETGHTIMNLLADLRNYQYSLPLVEGLRVHMELGNSYIHIPKSKFHEMLKVVNSSNEHVISVGACFSTEADSHLVCVQSEEGSYQTKANSMQGKTRRVTGASFVVFNGALKASSGFIAKSSIVEDGLMVQIPPDSMGALRQALRDQADFQIPCGRADSTEARENVTIRWVDWSPPVNAGVTSPIDGRSLEGVSSVKVQQESVFESDGRTIVCTEVFYLLKNADCPLGAVLSSCNQFQREMATAGSAALCPHLSVLMASGINCIGLRISTDTDMVEYQAGSGGRPLPQHYMNELDGALIPAIHGGSSRVPQHALDMELVFYISHSL; encoded by the exons ATGCTGAGCCCGACCGGGCCGAGCCCCAACCCCAACGTGCCGTCTGAGTACTGCTCCACCATCCCCCCGCTGCAGCAGGCCCGCGCCGCTGGCACCCTCAACTCCCCCCCGCCCACTGTCATGGTGCCCGTCTCCGTGCTAAAGCATCCCGGCAATGACG GTTTCCCACGGGAACAGAAGCATGTGTGGTTTGCCGACGGCATCCTGCCTAACGGCGAGGTGGCCGACACCACCAGGCTCTCTGTCCGGCCCCGCCGGGCCTCCCAGGAGTCCAGCCCCGTCACACCAGACCCTCCTGCCATG CCCAACAATAACGCTCTGGCCCCTCAGAAGGAGCCGGAGGCTGAGGCGGAGCTCAAGGTTGAGAGCGAGACCCCTGCGGTGGAGAGACGCGCCCCAACCGGCCCCTGGGACTACACGCTTCTGAGCggcctcacttcctgtgtgtcaCGTGACCCCTGCCTGGTGCCCGACGACCCGGAGGGGCTGCCACCGCTACTTATCGCCACGGGAGACGATGAGGGAGGAG ATCTCCTGGTTGAGGAGCGGCCAGCCACCTGCCAGATTTTGCTTCTTCTGGAGGAGGGAGGACCACGACCTCTGATCTTTGTGATCAACGCCAACCTGGTGGTCAACGTCAAACTGGTCATGT atggcGAGCGGCGCTGCTGGTGTGTGAGCTCTAATGGCCTGCTCGGCGTGGGCCAGCGGGAGCTGCTGTTTGTGCTGGAGTGTCTGACAGAGGAGAGCGCTCTGCCCCGGGACCTGTTCAACCTCATCAGCTCCATCTATCAGGACGCCACGCGAG GGAAGTTTATCGAGGACCTGGGCAACGTGTCCTTCACAGacagcttcctgggcaccaaaGACCACGGGGGCGTGCTGTTCTTCTCGCCCTCCTTCCAGCCCATGGAGGGCCTGGCTGTGCCCTCCGAACCCTTCCTGTGCGGGGTGCTGCTCCAGAAGCTGGAGGTGCCCTGGGCCAAAGTTTTCCCCCTGCGCCTGCTGCTGCGACTGGGCCTGGAACACAATG TATACCCATGTACGCTGGTGAGCGTGCGGTTCAGACAGCCCGTGTTCCAGGAGACTGGCCACACTATCATGAACCTACTGGCa GATCTCAGGAACTACCAGTACAGCCTGCCGCTGGTGGAGGGCCTGCGGGTGCACATGGAGCTGGGCAACAGCTACATCCACATCCCCAAGTCCAAGTTCCACGAG atgctgAAGGTGGTGAACTCCTCCAACGAGCACGTGATCAGCGTGGGCGCCTGCTTCAGCACGGAGGCCGACTCgcacctggtgtgtgtgcagagcgaGGAGGGCAGCTACCAGACCAAGGCCAACAGCATGCAGGGAAAGACCCGCAGAG TGACCGGGGCCAGCTTTGTGGTGTTTAATGGGGCACTCAAAGCATCGTCAGGATTCATTGCCAAGTCCAGCATTGTTGAAG ATGGGCTTATGGTGCAGATTCCTCCAGACAGCATGGGGGCGCTGCGACAGGCGCTGCGGGATCAGGCCGACTTCCAGATCCCGTGCGGGAGAGCGGACAGCACCGAAGCCCGCGAGAACGTCACCATCCGCTGGGTGGACTGGAGTCCGCCTGTCAATGCAGG AGTCACCAGTCCCATTGATGGCCGTTCTCTGGAGGGGGTGTCCAGTGTCAAGGTCCAGCAGGAGTCAGTATTTGAGAGTGATGGACGAACCATCGTGTGCACTGAG GTCTTCTATCTGCTGAAGAACGCAGACTGCCCCCTAGGGGCGGTATTGTCCTCCTGCAACCAGTTCCAGCGTGAGATGGCCACAGCTGGCAGCGCCGCCCTCTGCCCCCACCTCTCCGTGCTCATGGCCAGCGGCATCAACTGCATCGGCCTGCGCATCTCTACCGACACCGACATG gtTGAGTACCAGGCAGGCTCAGGCGGTCGGCCACTGCCCCAACACTACATGAACGAGCTGGATGGCGCTCTGATCCCCGCCATTCACGGCGGAAGCTCCCGTGTCCCCCAGCACGCCCTCGACATGGAGCTCGTCTTCTACATCTCACACAGCCTGTGA
- the ankrd34ba gene encoding ankyrin repeat domain-containing protein 34B gives MTCARTMKEPAMDGTQAVHTDGSSLLKAVYLGRLRLTRLLLEGGAYINESNDLGETPLMVACKSKHVDQQSVSKAKMVRYLLESDADPNIQDKSGKTALMHACLERVGSEVVSQLLESGADPSLEDHSGSSALVRAVNAKDKETLKMLMDACKAKGKEVIIITTDKMANGEQMTKQYLNVPPVGTLERWDQPNSPALSCTSPSEIELHTPGSSANPQNAAPKQVFSFQDCKGVTNSQPSSPCRQWGVAHELLEKSAHLQRLNSEPWLQIPPSFLAQQQSGATFPIEDLPDISPEEEFLFRTKPLAFSSGSLTRHWSIDLREAGGLSQTGRPTGQAESVTNRGLRQVFGLMPGRKMSFDGLSSPHSLSHPNLHAKTTVEPTPADRDPDKSLPNLAVSNLRNIICRRNLGMDHYGSDSQLSFQKTHTLDDVRGAVDRKRLVTSRSSTFIGSRESLEGTTLTPVPKRHPAGLERRSSGLLLSDLPSHPRQGYLPPLNPHTLTPCMVGVNASGMPANNKLGCGTLSGVKPCYPQAPASFQKEPRSRRMLLRRHSMQTEQIKQLGDFKELYGH, from the coding sequence ATGACGTGTGCCCGAACAATGAAAGAACCAGCCATGGACGGAACCCAGGCTGTGCACACGGATGGCAGCTCTTTACTGAAAGCTGTCTACCTGGGCCGACTACGTCTGACACGTCTCTTACTGGAGGGCGGAGCCTACATAAACGAGAGCAATGACCTGGGCGAGACACCGCTGATGGTGGCCTGCAAGAGCAAACACGTGGACCAGCAGAGTGTGTCCAAGGCCAAGATGGTGCGGTACCTTCTAGAAAGCGACGCTGATCCAAACATTCAGGACAAGAGCGGGAAGACGGCATTAATGCACGCCTGTCTAGAGCGGGTTGGCTCAGAGGTGGTGTCTCAGCTCCTGGAGAGTGGTGCTGATCCAAGTCTGGAGGACCATTCCGGATCCTCTGCGCTGGTCCGTGCTGTGAATGCCAAGGACAAAGAAACGCTGAAGATGCTGATGGACGCTTGTAAGGCCAAGGGCAAAGAGGTCATCATCATTACCACGGACAAGATGGCCAATGGAGAGCAAATGACCAAACAGTACCTGAATGTTCCTCCAGTCGGCACCCTGGAAAGGTGGGACCAGCCGAATTCACCAGCACTCTCCTGTACCTCTCCATCTGAGATCGAGCTTCACACCCCTGGCAGCAGTGCGAACCCCCAAAATGCTGCCCCAAAACAGGTGTTCTCATTTCAAGACTGCAAGGGTGTGACCAATTCGCAGCCCAGCTCACCCTGCCGTCAATGGGGCGTCGCGCATGAACTCCTGGAGAAATCTGCCCATTTGCAGCGCCTTAACTCGGAACCTTGGCTGCAGATACCGCCTTCCTTTCTGGCCCAGCAGCAAAGTGGAGCCACCTTCCCCATAGAGGATCTCCCAGACATCTCCCCTGAGGAGGAGTTCTTGTTCAGAACCAAGCCGTTAGCGTTTTCTAGTGGCTCCCTCACACGACATTGGAGCATTGACCTAAGAGAGGCTGGTGGCTTAAGCCAGACTGGGAGGCCGACTGGTCAGGCTGAAAGTGTCACCAATAGAGGCTTGAGGCAGGTGTTTGGTTTGATGCCCGGCCGCAAGATGTCCTTCGATGGCTTGTCTTCacctcattcactctcacacccaaACCTCCATGCCAAGACCACAGTTGAACCCACACCTGCTGACAGAGACCCAGATAAGTCCCTCCCAAACCTGGCCGTTTCTAACCTGCGTAACATCATCTGTCGACGAAATCTGGGCATGGACCACTACGGCTCGGACTCTCAGCTATCAttccagaaaacacacaccttaGATGATGTGAGGGGAGCTGTGGACAGGAAGAGGCTGGTAACATCTCGCTCCTCCACTTTCATTGGCTCACGGGAGTCTCTAGAGGgcaccacactgacacctgtgcccaAGAGACACCCAGCTGGTCTGGAGCGAAGGTCTTCTGGTCTCCTGCTATCTGATCTGCCCTCCCATCCTCGCCAGGGGTACCTGCCACCACTTaacccacacaccctcaccccttGCATGGTTGGGGTGAACGCCTCAGGCATGCCCGCTAATAACAAGCTGGGGTGTGGCACGCTCTCTGGGGTAAAGCCTTGCTACCCCCAGGCTCCTGCTAGCTTTCAGAAGGAGCCCAGGAGCAGGAGGATGCTTCTACGGAGGCATTCAATGCAGACAGAGCAAATCAAACAACTTGGAGACTTCAAAGAGCTCTACGGCCATTGA